In a single window of the Planctomycetia bacterium genome:
- a CDS encoding UvrB/UvrC motif-containing protein — MASLDLRRILAGWNYEANQITVRKITGDDGTVKVQMRLDLGLLQMEVSGRPDGTRPHGCDSLLEYHEKQLEAHTEKNGTELGFELSPADCQALREESLQYYHRYLAEFVLEDFEGVERDTARNVRVIDLCHDHAREESDRTALEQYRPYLIMMNTRAQVHLALRRGSFKTAMARVSAGLSQIQELLTETGQEDMFEELTEVTILTALRNEIAARLPADPLAKLESELSKAVDEERYEDAAVLRNRMEAMKARHVGSSARRRKK, encoded by the coding sequence ATGGCATCACTGGATCTGCGAAGGATTCTGGCCGGTTGGAACTACGAAGCCAACCAAATCACGGTCCGTAAGATCACCGGAGACGATGGAACCGTGAAGGTGCAGATGCGTCTGGACCTTGGGCTGCTGCAGATGGAAGTCAGCGGGCGGCCGGACGGCACTCGGCCACACGGCTGCGATTCTCTGCTCGAATATCACGAAAAGCAGCTTGAGGCTCACACCGAGAAGAACGGAACCGAGCTGGGCTTTGAGCTCAGTCCCGCCGATTGTCAGGCGCTGCGCGAGGAATCGCTGCAGTACTACCATCGATATCTGGCCGAGTTCGTGCTTGAGGACTTCGAGGGCGTTGAGCGAGATACGGCGCGCAACGTGCGCGTGATCGACCTGTGCCACGATCATGCCCGCGAGGAGAGCGATCGAACGGCCCTTGAGCAGTACAGGCCCTACCTGATCATGATGAATACCCGGGCGCAGGTTCACCTCGCCCTGCGCCGCGGTTCCTTTAAGACCGCGATGGCGCGCGTCTCGGCCGGACTTTCGCAGATTCAGGAGCTTCTGACCGAGACGGGCCAGGAAGACATGTTCGAAGAGCTGACCGAAGTGACGATCCTCACGGCCCTGCGAAACGAGATCGCGGCGCGATTGCCCGCGGACCCACTGGCCAAGCTGGAAAGCGAGCTCAGCAAGGCGGTCGATGAGGAACGGTATGAGGACGCCGCCGTGCTGCGGAACCGCATGGAGGCCATGAAGGCCCGCCATGTTGGAAGCTCGGCTCGTCGGCGTAAGAAATAG